One segment of Oscillospiraceae bacterium MB08-C2-2 DNA contains the following:
- a CDS encoding ABC transporter permease: MEKILDSAKTPVKEQTTSYADFLQKGLAFGVLVLLSILFGVLTKGNFLRMDNLLTVALQVTPYAILGFGLTFVLITGGTDLSAGSVLGFGGIVCAKAITMGVPMWLAIIGGITVGALAGAINGFAVTQMNVTPFIATLGTQFAFRGLTQLAGQGKPVSIQSMDDKAVVETFKFLGGGSIGRVPFPTIIMLAIAILLGIVLSQTGFGRRIYAVGSNEEAARLSGINVFRTKMSAYIISGATAACAGILLAARLASAQSNAGQSYELEGIAAAVIGGTSVMGGEGSILGTIIGAFVMGVLRNGLNLVKVDPFVQMIIIGAIIVVGVWYDTLRRKSQSL, translated from the coding sequence ATGGAAAAAATACTGGATTCGGCAAAAACACCGGTAAAAGAGCAAACCACTAGCTATGCAGATTTTTTACAGAAGGGTCTGGCCTTCGGTGTGCTGGTTCTGTTGTCAATCCTATTCGGCGTATTAACCAAGGGGAATTTTCTGCGGATGGATAATCTGCTGACAGTGGCATTGCAGGTAACACCCTATGCCATCCTTGGTTTTGGCCTTACCTTTGTGCTCATCACAGGGGGGACAGACCTTTCCGCCGGTTCGGTTCTGGGTTTTGGCGGCATTGTTTGCGCCAAGGCAATCACTATGGGGGTTCCCATGTGGCTTGCCATTATCGGTGGTATTACCGTTGGCGCACTGGCAGGGGCCATTAATGGGTTTGCCGTAACCCAAATGAACGTAACCCCCTTTATTGCCACACTGGGTACACAATTTGCTTTTCGCGGATTAACCCAGCTGGCGGGACAGGGCAAGCCTGTTTCCATTCAAAGTATGGACGACAAGGCTGTGGTAGAAACCTTCAAGTTTCTGGGGGGCGGGTCTATCGGTCGGGTGCCTTTCCCTACCATTATCATGCTGGCTATTGCCATATTGCTGGGTATTGTTTTATCACAAACGGGCTTTGGCCGCAGAATCTACGCCGTAGGCTCCAACGAAGAAGCCGCCCGCCTTTCCGGTATTAATGTGTTCCGCACCAAGATGTCGGCTTATATCATCAGCGGCGCGACCGCCGCCTGTGCAGGCATTCTGCTGGCAGCAAGGCTTGCTTCTGCTCAGTCCAACGCTGGTCAGTCCTATGAGCTGGAGGGCATTGCCGCAGCGGTAATCGGCGGAACCTCGGTTATGGGTGGTGAAGGCTCTATACTTGGCACTATCATCGGTGCTTTTGTCATGGGTGTGCTGCGAAACGGCCTGAACTTGGTGAAGGTTGACCCCTTTGTACAGATGATTATCATTGGCGCCATCATCGTGGTGGGTGTTTGGTATGACACACTGCGCCGGAAAAGCCAGTCACTTTAA
- a CDS encoding ABC transporter substrate-binding protein: MNMRKLVVFLLAGVMVLSLFSGCGSSVSPAPSAQTPPSAQSGESVIKIALITKMVDSPYWQTVKRAAEEKAAQLGNVEITHLGPPTEADIDRQVQIVETAINDDYDGIILAASDKDALIEPVKKAKAAGIPVIMIDSGISEPVYDAFLATNNVQAGAECAKLMASLIGEAGQLAIVNFAAGTQTAVDRETGFTQEIKANYPNIEIVGVQYSDSDPIKAANQATDFISAYPDLKGIWGANDQSAVGVAQAVSEQGKGDSIAVVGFDNSDDIKAGLASGAIKGTAVQMPTAMGSVGVQLILDLLAGNGPSSKDVDTGVTMVDLKNLNDADIQAVLNQ; encoded by the coding sequence ATGAACATGCGTAAGTTGGTCGTATTCCTGTTAGCCGGAGTAATGGTGTTATCGTTATTTTCCGGTTGTGGCTCCAGCGTTTCTCCTGCTCCTTCTGCCCAGACTCCTCCCAGCGCACAGTCCGGTGAATCGGTTATTAAGATTGCACTGATTACCAAAATGGTGGATTCTCCCTATTGGCAGACCGTTAAGAGGGCTGCCGAAGAAAAAGCTGCTCAATTGGGTAATGTTGAGATTACCCATCTTGGCCCCCCCACCGAAGCAGATATCGACAGACAGGTACAGATTGTTGAGACCGCTATCAACGATGATTATGACGGCATTATCCTAGCTGCCAGCGACAAGGACGCCCTCATTGAGCCTGTTAAAAAAGCAAAGGCTGCAGGCATCCCCGTTATTATGATTGACTCCGGCATTTCTGAACCTGTATACGATGCCTTTTTGGCGACCAACAATGTGCAGGCTGGCGCAGAATGTGCCAAGCTGATGGCCAGCCTCATTGGCGAAGCCGGGCAGCTTGCCATTGTTAACTTTGCCGCAGGCACCCAGACCGCCGTTGACCGTGAAACCGGCTTCACCCAAGAGATTAAAGCAAACTATCCCAACATCGAGATTGTGGGCGTACAGTACAGTGATTCTGACCCCATTAAGGCAGCCAACCAGGCCACTGACTTTATTTCGGCATACCCCGACCTGAAGGGCATCTGGGGCGCTAACGACCAATCTGCCGTAGGTGTTGCCCAGGCAGTCAGCGAGCAAGGAAAAGGCGATTCCATTGCAGTGGTTGGCTTTGATAACTCGGATGACATCAAGGCCGGTCTGGCCTCAGGTGCCATCAAGGGAACCGCTGTTCAGATGCCCACCGCTATGGGCTCGGTAGGTGTACAGCTGATACTCGACCTGCTGGCCGGCAACGGCCCGTCCTCCAAGGATGTGGACACCGGCGTCACCATGGTTGACCTGAAAAATCTGAATGACGCAGATATCCAGGCAGTTCTTAATCAATAG
- a CDS encoding response regulator has translation MYRLIFADDEALVRNNVTRLIDWEKHGFTLIGCCANGHELIEMVEREQPELVITDVNMPFINGIEASRQIRQNHPGVKIVFLTGYNEFEYAQQAIDLNVMKYISKPVTAGKLSETLLALKSRLDYEYADKRNFSMLQNFYDQNKAFMQGVFLNSLLTSGIDDEEANRTAASLELSWLQDQGYRVVLLQKDDNLNREEWQGVPEEMLNFAVYNITQELLEASNLGTAFLMGTRVAMITCQKDRSLTAYQGFLENCIGEIQANIKNHLHFTVSAGIGRVCTALSQVCESYGEAVSALGYRQIYGDSHIIFIDDIEPNRSKSLIFDRSMELRLIETVKSGDRNSCLRELEQLIQPPDRILSQSMRLFGMSILLCIIREADSSGALWNWDSDCAKVLEAQSKKELYRLLVSACDRLAESLTELRNNSFSEVVQAAQKYVEEHYTAPDISANTVSDALHLSASYFRALFKKEMGITFGNYLTKIRMQHAKEMVEHSDLKNYQIAEAIGYSDPHYFSYCFKRFFNASPNDLRGRNS, from the coding sequence GTGTACAGGCTGATATTTGCAGACGACGAGGCCCTGGTGCGCAACAATGTTACCCGTTTGATTGATTGGGAAAAGCATGGATTTACCTTGATAGGCTGCTGTGCCAACGGCCATGAGCTGATAGAGATGGTAGAGCGGGAACAGCCGGAGCTGGTCATTACCGATGTCAATATGCCTTTTATCAATGGCATTGAGGCATCCCGGCAGATACGCCAGAACCACCCGGGGGTTAAGATTGTATTTTTAACTGGATATAATGAGTTCGAATATGCCCAGCAAGCCATAGACCTGAATGTAATGAAATATATCTCCAAACCGGTTACTGCGGGCAAACTATCTGAAACCCTCCTGGCTTTGAAAAGCAGATTGGATTATGAATATGCGGATAAACGCAATTTTTCAATGCTGCAAAACTTCTATGACCAAAACAAAGCCTTTATGCAGGGCGTGTTTTTAAACAGTCTTCTTACCAGTGGCATAGACGATGAAGAAGCTAACCGTACAGCTGCCAGTTTAGAGCTGAGCTGGCTGCAGGATCAAGGGTATCGAGTGGTACTGCTGCAAAAGGACGATAACCTGAATCGTGAAGAATGGCAAGGCGTTCCTGAGGAGATGCTGAACTTTGCTGTCTACAACATCACGCAAGAGCTGCTGGAAGCGTCCAATCTGGGGACTGCCTTTCTCATGGGCACCAGAGTTGCCATGATTACCTGCCAGAAAGATCGAAGCCTTACCGCATATCAAGGTTTTCTTGAAAACTGCATTGGGGAGATTCAGGCCAATATAAAAAATCACCTTCACTTTACCGTTTCCGCTGGCATAGGCCGTGTTTGTACTGCATTGTCTCAGGTGTGTGAATCTTATGGAGAGGCTGTCTCAGCTCTGGGATACCGCCAGATATACGGCGACAGCCATATAATTTTTATTGATGATATTGAACCCAACCGAAGCAAATCGCTGATTTTTGACCGTTCTATGGAGCTTCGCCTCATAGAAACGGTTAAATCCGGTGACCGAAACAGCTGTTTAAGAGAGCTTGAACAGCTGATTCAACCACCTGACCGAATCCTTTCTCAGTCAATGCGTCTGTTTGGCATGAGTATCTTGTTATGTATTATTCGAGAAGCCGACAGCTCCGGGGCTCTTTGGAACTGGGATTCAGATTGTGCCAAGGTTTTGGAAGCACAGAGCAAAAAAGAGCTGTATCGATTGCTGGTTTCAGCATGTGATCGACTAGCAGAATCTCTCACTGAGTTGCGAAACAACTCTTTTTCAGAAGTGGTGCAGGCAGCCCAAAAATATGTGGAAGAACACTATACGGCACCTGACATTTCTGCAAACACGGTTAGTGATGCTCTTCACCTGAGCGCCAGCTATTTTCGTGCTCTCTTTAAGAAAGAAATGGGCATTACCTTTGGCAACTATCTCACCAAAATCCGCATGCAGCATGCCAAAGAGATGGTTGAGCACAGCGACCTGAAAAATTACCAGATAGCTGAAGCGATAGGCTATAGTGACCCTCATTATTTTAGCTATTGCTTCAAGCGGTTTTTCAATGCTTCTCCCAACGATTTGAGAGGCAGAAATAGTTAG
- a CDS encoding LamG-like jellyroll fold domain-containing protein, which produces MKRAFALLMSLTLLFSMIPTVAVSAAPSTEGLLLYYKFDGDLTDSSGNSRNGTLNGSNMSYIEGMDNRALKLNGAQNTTVTVPSFPSQSAITIASWIRIDSLANTYNGIYHTNSWTSGAIHYHISGSSGKLTVGVNGNSDVSSDYAFSKGSLWTHTAMVYDSADKTVKFYINGKLDSTRTIGSPVVLNGNTALISGYGDENRGLDGALDDYRIYGRALNGAEILELLNGIDPPEPPELPELPSSDEFKYRLDDALGFNENTYKTIPKATGTQNNWWDGSVSANGEIGFIQSGDPNEDVFIFNNTKIVSDGADFYETPVLHPVLDAQKAGAVTRANNNAFPWITQTNTYSNEQYGTGWGTTWPRPYQPAAQYRIKNNDYTQENSTVYNRYTNFETGEVGVQWKDKEGNEWNRRSFASRSDDIIVTYIESPDEKDLNLTLTIDNYRQISNANNVTLPIDYVVTQKEGKVVAYGLVGKYEVANRKGSKNVKERLFAHGGWGTATQIITDGTVGYQANTQQISGTTYNNPTITVTGTKSLMLITKVERQDSGCDTIADVKALLYDKLVADIQGIVNEYNVTSSEKSYQDLLAPHEELHGDMFNNVRIDLCATEEEIADRSLTNTQLIAKQNSDKSKINKAFLERVYNNGRFGLICSSGYQTARLGGIWNGQYSPQWSGDFTLDANTNLQISGMNTGNMQTAGQGYINFIVRMVSDWESDAKNVYGMTDAIKAPPRVDGTGASGSYHFLDGYPHIYVNGITDWLILPIFEYWQCYGNQPIELGKDIDLSKGSYNSGTTIADVLDLSDERVAEINASGYMDLEQDILLPLLVKTMNFWLQFADERFYTDGEGKHHLNDGTTLSQAVAAGDEDAVYLFTPGYSPENTPQGGTGNWGENSRGALAYNTAFDISAAYDTLYMARTMIDVIDPSNRDDLLDSWASFEQYIPPYKYTSDGAFKEWAADELGERYRHRHDSHAYPAWPGYEAQDDLEIRKGLSVAMDKRSEAYNNSEAAESHGPVHKLLIEARLKRASEVDRILKYLLTSNYQNASMTTNHNANKTSSFCTDSAHGIFGGVNESLLYSDMNVIEILPALIPTLDKGSITGLRARNNTQVDSIVWNKREMSASVTLTPDADKDTLKVMCGLGMKSAKIKGETQTILVDDLGRKYVEVQLVTGNTVTVDFELEEQSITISTEKDLDVKLTSGDSVQFNATIYPSTSAHVGVNWFVVDAETGNAVSGVTISSKGLLNISKTNEGAGKTFKVYATTSDGVAQSNELFVELSLWQPIAVRMESEDFDYGFGYYVIEANKASASGNAEIGYVGGANNRQCVFKYGGIDFTDLKSINLIRTYDGAVSVKFYIDLDEVEEKTYFTNYNDNVSTPQDSRRYQLSDVLIDDTKLIATGSIASTNRDYTLELSEKTENTHDLYVVIQVTSGTYGGNYDYMFLNYASVNMDGLLKSIAKAQALNQADYTADSWVVLADALVNAQAVMADADATQAVIDAAAKSIDNAIDALVKIPVIIVDKKALDSAIDEAKALNEADYTAESWSRLRDALANAIFVQNDADATQAEVDIATAAIKEAIAALEEPTDPGETVDVKKLTIKGAATVKRNKTVELTVVVDPTDATFKDVTWTSLTPDTATVDANGVITGNKAGFAIIEATAHNGVSTQYTIRVIA; this is translated from the coding sequence GTGAAAAGAGCATTCGCGTTATTAATGAGTTTAACTCTCTTGTTTTCAATGATCCCCACAGTTGCCGTATCTGCCGCGCCGAGTACAGAGGGGCTTCTTCTCTACTACAAATTTGATGGAGATTTGACGGATTCTTCCGGCAACAGTCGAAACGGTACATTGAACGGAAGCAATATGTCCTATATTGAAGGGATGGACAACCGGGCGCTCAAACTAAATGGCGCTCAGAACACGACCGTTACCGTTCCATCCTTTCCATCCCAGTCGGCGATCACGATCGCTTCGTGGATTAGAATCGACAGTCTGGCGAATACCTACAATGGAATTTACCATACCAACAGCTGGACAAGCGGCGCTATCCATTACCATATCAGCGGTAGCAGCGGCAAGCTGACGGTCGGAGTTAACGGCAACAGCGATGTGTCTTCCGATTACGCCTTCAGCAAGGGCTCCCTGTGGACGCATACTGCTATGGTCTATGACAGCGCCGACAAGACGGTGAAATTTTATATTAATGGTAAACTAGACTCGACAAGAACGATCGGCAGTCCCGTTGTACTCAACGGGAACACCGCTTTAATCAGCGGATATGGCGATGAAAACCGCGGGCTTGACGGTGCTCTTGACGACTACAGAATTTATGGCCGGGCCTTAAATGGCGCGGAAATCCTGGAGCTGCTCAACGGCATTGATCCTCCAGAGCCGCCGGAGCTGCCGGAGCTGCCCTCCTCCGACGAGTTCAAATATCGCCTTGATGACGCTCTGGGGTTCAATGAAAATACATATAAAACGATTCCCAAGGCGACCGGCACGCAAAACAACTGGTGGGACGGCTCTGTTTCCGCCAACGGCGAAATCGGCTTTATTCAGAGCGGTGACCCGAACGAAGACGTGTTCATCTTTAATAATACCAAAATTGTTTCCGATGGCGCGGATTTCTATGAGACGCCCGTCCTGCATCCGGTACTGGACGCACAGAAAGCGGGTGCGGTCACAAGAGCCAACAACAACGCTTTCCCATGGATCACGCAAACCAATACCTACAGCAATGAACAATACGGAACCGGCTGGGGCACGACATGGCCGCGCCCCTATCAGCCTGCAGCCCAATATCGCATCAAAAACAATGATTACACACAAGAAAACTCGACTGTTTACAACAGATATACAAATTTTGAGACCGGCGAGGTCGGCGTGCAGTGGAAGGATAAGGAGGGGAACGAATGGAACAGGCGTTCCTTTGCGTCCAGAAGCGATGACATCATCGTCACCTATATTGAATCTCCAGATGAGAAAGACCTCAACCTGACGCTGACAATCGACAACTACAGGCAGATAAGCAATGCGAACAACGTAACCCTGCCCATTGATTATGTTGTGACGCAAAAAGAGGGAAAGGTGGTCGCCTACGGCTTGGTCGGAAAGTATGAGGTCGCCAACCGCAAAGGCAGCAAAAATGTCAAAGAGCGCCTCTTTGCGCATGGCGGATGGGGCACCGCCACACAGATTATTACCGATGGCACCGTAGGCTATCAGGCGAACACGCAGCAAATCAGCGGCACAACCTATAACAACCCAACCATTACTGTCACCGGCACCAAATCCCTGATGCTGATCACCAAGGTTGAGCGTCAGGATAGCGGATGCGACACGATCGCCGACGTGAAAGCACTGCTGTATGACAAGCTGGTGGCCGATATTCAGGGCATTGTGAATGAATACAATGTGACCAGTAGCGAAAAGAGTTATCAGGATCTGCTCGCCCCGCACGAGGAGCTGCATGGGGATATGTTCAACAATGTGCGCATTGATCTTTGCGCCACAGAAGAAGAGATCGCCGACAGGTCCTTGACCAACACCCAGCTGATCGCCAAGCAGAACAGCGACAAAAGCAAAATCAACAAGGCGTTTCTTGAAAGAGTTTACAACAACGGCCGGTTTGGCCTTATATGCTCAAGCGGCTATCAGACCGCCCGCCTGGGCGGGATCTGGAACGGCCAATACAGTCCGCAGTGGAGCGGCGACTTCACGCTAGACGCCAACACCAACCTGCAGATATCCGGTATGAACACCGGTAACATGCAAACCGCGGGCCAGGGCTATATCAATTTTATCGTGCGTATGGTCAGCGACTGGGAATCAGACGCAAAAAATGTATACGGCATGACCGATGCCATCAAGGCGCCGCCCCGCGTTGACGGTACCGGCGCGTCCGGAAGCTATCATTTCCTGGACGGTTATCCGCACATCTATGTCAACGGCATTACCGACTGGCTGATTCTTCCGATTTTTGAGTATTGGCAGTGCTACGGCAATCAGCCGATTGAGCTTGGCAAAGATATCGACCTGTCCAAAGGGTCTTACAACTCTGGCACGACAATAGCCGATGTTCTCGACCTGAGCGATGAACGCGTAGCGGAAATCAACGCTTCCGGCTATATGGATCTTGAGCAGGATATCCTGTTACCGTTGTTGGTGAAGACGATGAATTTCTGGTTGCAATTCGCCGATGAACGGTTCTATACCGATGGCGAAGGGAAGCACCATCTCAACGACGGCACGACGCTGTCCCAGGCGGTCGCCGCTGGGGATGAGGATGCCGTGTATCTGTTTACTCCAGGCTATTCGCCGGAAAACACCCCCCAGGGCGGAACCGGCAACTGGGGCGAAAACAGCCGCGGGGCGCTGGCCTACAATACGGCGTTTGACATTTCAGCGGCCTATGACACCCTGTATATGGCGAGAACAATGATCGATGTAATCGATCCCTCCAACAGGGATGACCTGCTGGATTCCTGGGCATCTTTTGAGCAATATATCCCCCCCTACAAATATACATCCGATGGTGCCTTTAAAGAATGGGCCGCAGACGAATTGGGTGAGCGATACAGGCACAGGCATGACTCCCACGCATATCCCGCCTGGCCGGGATATGAGGCGCAGGACGACCTCGAAATCCGCAAAGGCCTTTCGGTTGCGATGGACAAAAGATCGGAGGCCTACAATAACTCTGAGGCAGCCGAATCCCACGGACCGGTGCATAAATTGCTGATTGAAGCCCGTTTGAAACGCGCCAGCGAGGTTGACCGTATTTTGAAATATTTGCTAACAAGCAACTACCAGAATGCGTCAATGACGACCAACCATAACGCGAATAAGACTTCATCGTTCTGCACTGACTCTGCCCACGGTATTTTTGGCGGAGTGAATGAATCTCTGCTGTACTCGGACATGAACGTCATTGAGATCCTGCCGGCGCTGATTCCGACCCTGGACAAAGGCAGTATTACCGGCCTGAGAGCCAGAAACAACACACAGGTTGATAGCATTGTCTGGAATAAGCGAGAGATGAGCGCATCGGTCACCCTGACTCCCGATGCGGATAAGGATACGCTCAAAGTAATGTGCGGCCTCGGCATGAAGTCCGCTAAAATCAAAGGAGAAACACAAACAATCCTAGTTGACGACCTTGGCCGCAAATATGTGGAGGTCCAGCTCGTCACAGGCAACACCGTTACGGTCGACTTTGAGCTGGAAGAGCAAAGTATTACCATTTCCACCGAGAAAGATTTGGATGTCAAGCTGACGTCCGGAGACAGCGTCCAGTTTAACGCCACAATTTACCCCAGCACCTCGGCCCACGTTGGCGTCAATTGGTTTGTGGTAGACGCCGAAACAGGCAATGCTGTCAGTGGCGTGACGATTTCCAGCAAAGGCCTTCTGAATATCAGCAAAACCAATGAGGGTGCAGGCAAGACGTTCAAGGTGTATGCGACAACGAGCGACGGTGTCGCCCAATCCAATGAACTTTTCGTGGAGCTGTCACTCTGGCAGCCGATTGCCGTGCGCATGGAAAGCGAGGACTTTGACTACGGCTTCGGATATTATGTCATTGAAGCCAACAAGGCTTCCGCCAGCGGTAATGCAGAAATCGGTTACGTCGGCGGAGCGAATAACAGGCAGTGCGTGTTCAAGTACGGCGGGATTGATTTTACAGATTTGAAGTCGATCAACCTTATCCGCACTTATGACGGCGCTGTCAGTGTCAAGTTCTATATTGACCTAGATGAGGTCGAAGAAAAGACCTATTTCACAAACTACAACGATAACGTCAGTACACCGCAGGATAGCCGGCGCTATCAGCTTTCCGATGTGTTGATTGATGATACTAAGCTGATCGCAACCGGCTCTATCGCCAGCACCAATAGGGACTACACACTGGAGTTGAGCGAAAAAACAGAAAATACGCATGACCTGTATGTTGTTATCCAGGTGACGAGCGGAACGTATGGCGGAAACTATGACTATATGTTCCTAAACTATGCCTCCGTCAACATGGACGGACTGCTCAAATCGATCGCAAAAGCGCAGGCCCTCAACCAAGCTGATTACACCGCGGACAGTTGGGTTGTCCTTGCCGATGCCCTCGTCAATGCGCAGGCCGTGATGGCTGATGCTGACGCCACGCAAGCCGTGATCGATGCCGCCGCTAAGTCCATTGATAACGCAATCGATGCTCTCGTGAAGATCCCCGTTATCATCGTTGACAAGAAAGCGCTTGACAGCGCCATTGATGAAGCCAAGGCCCTTAATGAGGCAGACTACACCGCCGAGAGCTGGAGCCGCCTTAGGGATGCGCTGGCTAACGCCATCTTCGTGCAGAATGACGCCGATGCCACGCAGGCTGAGGTGGACATCGCCACTGCGGCCATTAAGGAAGCCATCGCCGCACTGGAGGAGCCCACCGATCCCGGCGAAACGGTCGACGTCAAGAAGCTCACAATCAAGGGCGCAGCGACTGTCAAGCGCAATAAAACCGTCGAACTCACCGTCGTTGTCGATCCTACTGACGCCACATTCAAGGACGTCACCTGGACCTCTCTGACACCGGACACCGCCACTGTTGACGCGAACGGCGTCATCACCGGCAACAAGGCAGGCTTTGCCATCATTGAGGCCACCGCGCACAACGGTGTCTCCACCCAGTACACCATCCGCGTCATCGCCTAA